A single Epinephelus lanceolatus isolate andai-2023 chromosome 22, ASM4190304v1, whole genome shotgun sequence DNA region contains:
- the LOC117272737 gene encoding uncharacterized protein LOC117272737 has protein sequence MKIQILVLAFALVVVITAAPAAPAKKAAAVDPDEKALDDAIAKNGPAIDKALKDVTVDDAMSDSDIQDLAVSNMNDADADEVASNMTSADTDDALSSLDEDDVASMMTSADADEVASNMTSADADDLVAASDSDDDADSDEDADVAAAADSDSDDDDDADSDDDAEVAAASDSDSDDDADSDDDADVAAAADSDNDDDADSDDDADVAAAADSDSDDDADSDDDADVAAAAGNDSDDDADSDDDAQ, from the exons ATGAAGATCCAAATTTTGGTGCTGGCCTTTGCTTTGGTGGTTGTGATCActgcagcaccagcagcaccagCCAAAAAGGCTGCTGCAGTAGACCCAG ATGAAAAGGCTCTGGACGATGCTATTGCCAAGAACGGCCCTGCAATAGACAAGGCGCTCAAAGACGTCACTGTCGACGATGCAATGTCCGACTCTGACATTCAGGACCTGGCTGTGAGCAACATGAATGACGCTGATGCAGATGAGGTGGCAAGCAACATGACCTCCGCTGACACAGATGACGCGTTGAGCAGCTTGGATGAAGATGATGTGGCCAGCATGATGACCTCCGCTGACGCAGATGAGGTGGCAAGCAACATGACCTCCGCTGACGCAGATGATCTGGTGGCAGCCAGTGACTCTGATGATGATGCAGACTCAGACGAAGATGCTGACGTAGCTGCGGCAGCAGACAGCGACtctgacgatgatgatgacgcAGACTCTGACGACGATGCTGAAGTAGCTGCAGCATCAGACAGCGACTCTGACGATGACGCAGACTCTGACGACGACGCTGAcgtagctgcagcagcagacagcgaCAATGACGATGACGCAGACTCCGACGACGACGCTGAcgtagctgcagcagcagacagcgaCTCTGACGATGACGCAGACTCCGACGATGACGCTGACGTAGCTGCAGCTGCAGGCAACGACTCTGACGATGACGCAGACTCCGACGACGATGCTCAATAA